The following coding sequences are from one Ornithodoros turicata isolate Travis chromosome 1, ASM3712646v1, whole genome shotgun sequence window:
- the LOC135373828 gene encoding uncharacterized protein LOC135373828: MEIDTGSPVCVVPRGVYEKHSQFWPRIQKARVKLSCYLGKLPVLGEIPMKVSYRGETVEAAVTVLDCEGPSLCGRYLIQKLNLQGIPVLSLSGLRESTSQQSQGLQALLREFGDLFTPGLGLIKGPPAHLYLKEGAVPKFCKARPLPYALVFARNYGTGDKWVPGIVKSTSGARMVTVQTPSETVRRHADQLRSRHPTNDEDAAHQPDPGPLEQQAGSKDGGQRHRPSVPNGEERTVQSALPVRRSSRVRKPVERYGF, from the exons ATGGAAATAGACACAGGTTCACCGGTTTGCGTTGTTCCAAGGGGAGTGTACGAGAAACATTCTCAGTTTTGGCCACGGATTCAGAAAGCCCGGGTTAAGCTTAGTTGCTACCTTGGAAAACTGCCAGTCCTAGGAGAGATACCAATGAAGGTCTCATACCGTGGAGAAACAGTGGAGGCGGCAGTGACAGTATTAGACTGCGAGGGCCCAAGCTTGTGCGGCAGATATCTCATTCAGAAGCTAAATCTACAAGGGATTCCTGTTTTAAGTCTCTCAGGATTGAGAGAGAGTACAAGTCAGCAGTCTCAAGGGTTACAAGCGTTGCTGCGAGAGTTCGGAGACTTGTTTACACCGGGTCTGGGACTGATAAAGGGACCCCCTGCGCATCTTTACCTGAAGGAAGGTGCAGTGCCTAAGTTCTGCAAGGCGAGACCATTGCCATACGCGCT CGTGTTTGCCCGTAACTATGGCACCGGAGACAAGTGGGTGCCGGGTATCGTGAAATCGACCTCTGGAGCTAGAATGGTGACTGTGCAGACGCCTTCAGAAACGGTTCGTCGACATGCTGACCAGCTACGCAGCAGACACCCAACAAACGACGAAGATGCCGCACATCAACCGGATCCAGGACCACTGGAACAGCAAGCCGGAAGCAAGGATGGAGGCCAACGACATCGCCCGTCCGTACCAAATGGTGAAGAGCGAACTGTTCAAAGTGCATTGCCAGTGCGTCGATCCAGTAGAGTACGCAAGCCAGTCGAACGTTATGGTTTTTAA